The Lycium barbarum isolate Lr01 chromosome 4, ASM1917538v2, whole genome shotgun sequence nucleotide sequence TTTTATCAGTATTGAAGCATGATGCCTCAATGTTGTCTCGATCAGTCTTATTGTGGAACCAGCTTGGCAGGAATTCCCCCAAAGTCACAGGACATCGTGGTTCTTGGTGGTAGTTCTCCTCCACTTTTGCTTTCCTCGGACGCTCAACTGATTTCTGCTTCCTTGGTCTTCTAACCATCCTTTTCCTTGTTGGTTGTTTAGATGATTCTTTTCGTGGACTTGTTTTACAGCGTCTCCACCTAGTCACCAGAATCCAACCTTCATCATTGGCTTCATCAACTTGGGTTCTATCTTCCTTCAATAGTCCTCCCTCATGTTCTTCAAAGCTGTATATCTGGATCGGATCGAAAGAGGCAAAGGTGATAGAGACTTGATTCGAACTTGCCTTCTCATCATCAAGCAGAATCTTGTTTTCATTAGCCAACTGCATAACTTTGTCCTTGAAGACAAAGCACTTCTCAAGAGGGTGACCCACAAGTCGATGATACTTGCAATAGTTCGTGTCGTTTGTTCTTCCAACTTCATTGGGCCGCTTCATCTCTGGTAACTCAATGAGCTTCAACTCAAGTAGTTCATCAAAAATTTCAGGGACATCAGAATCCAGGAAGGGGTATTCTCtttcttgcatctccttcaaggTAGACTTTCGGCTTTTGTTGTCTTGGAAGGAAGTTGCTTTCATACTTTGCTTCTTGCTCACCTTCGTAGTAAACTTTATAGGCGCGGCGTTGACGTTCATGGATTCTTTATTATCACTCTTGGGGACGAACTTGCTCCATTTCTTGGGTTCCTGCTTGTCCTTTCCTTTGCGTGGGTCGTAGACAGGCATTACTTCATTCCCAGCTCATTAATTCATCGTCTTCCTTCATAGCAGAGTTCTTGGATCCAGAGAGATCAAGTAGAGCTAGAGTCTTCTTAATCTTTTCAGCAATGTTGCTTCCTTCCTCCGATGCATCAGTAGAGGATCTCGCTccttttggagatgaagatccaAAAACAGGAGTTGTTACGGATGAGACTTGGAGTACTTGTTGTCCCAACATGCTTGCTTTGCTCCTCGTAACTGGTCAAATGCTACCAAAGGTAATGTCGAGGATGCTTTCCACAACAGgaaaattcgcgtcgagaaaataataatcgagaTAGGAAAATATCGCGacaatctttgtatttgatttcagaatatgagtgttacaatctctatgattcctctgattcgtcttttcaacaataatttcaagggcttttgagcttattcttgaacttgatggatttgatcttgacttgtacttgaattcaagggcttttgagcttgatcttgaatctggtggtcttgatcttaaacttgtacttggattcaagggcttgaagcttgatcttgaatcttcgtctggatctctagaacttctagagaaatacttgaatgcttgaatgcttttagcttgaagagaaatccgcagcgtttgatccacgagctctctcttgcttcttgttagaatttctgtccCCTCTTCTGAATTGTGAGACccttatttatagttgtaggatggaggagttgtgataaggacaaacttctttcgaccaatcagatttaagctgacatgtcgatgtttgattggccggaacatgtCGCTTGTACACGTGGCACAccttcattggcctttgatttgactgggcatgctgcatcattttgacacgtggcatgatcctattggctccttcgtttgacttggcgtgccacgtcatttgacatgtgGCACCAATTTGGGCCTCTAGGATTAGATGACATCTTGGGCTTAGCAAAGTGGGCTCACCATTTTTAGCCCAAATCAATGGACTAGCCCAACGAAATTGGACCTTTAATTAACTCCGtatttattggacttaaataattGATCCAAATGTACTAGCCAAcaatatttatttggactaacATATATTTGATTTAATATAATTTGAATTTCTTGTGAATTGAAAGTAACCCAATAAACAAGTCAAATTCGAGACCACAAAAATGAGAATTATACGAAAATATACCTGGAAATCACGAGGAAACATGATAAAGGACAAAAGCCCTAAAAAATCTGGCGAAGAATTGCCGTGGATTGGTTTGAATTGGCCATCGACGGCGGAACCCTATAAAATCGCAAAAATTGCCTAAGAAGCTGAGGGAAAGGTCGGGGGTGAAAAATGAATATGAGGTGTGGGGGGGTGGTGTGAaagtttattttaataaactttacTCCCCTTTTTTTTAATAAGTTCTCCCCCTTtagtttttaaaaaaagtttaaatTAACCCTTCCTTTTAATGAAAACACTTTTTCCAAACATTGTACTCATTTAATAAAATACATATTCTTTAAAATGTATTCATCTAAAACTTCCTCGTAAAAATAACTTTTGACGAAAAGAAGATTTATAATACGTATTTTTAAAATACAAGCTTTAAAAGaaacccaatattgacatagttccgagcaatatttaaaaatgtgaagaatgcggtcaaaatgagccgtaattcatacgtcgtcttaattaacaatttttccgagttagacggagcgggatacatatcttcttttcaaatcatatttgtgaaagtaaataactcataattttcttgtaattgtcaatttttatgaaataataataaaatgtcaatttttacaattttctggggatttttgaaattttaatttttaagggTGTATCCTTACTCCATTTTGGActtgggaattttgaaaattaaaatacgtgtcttatgaggtgaaaattagttGTCAACACCCTGTGGCTTAGTATTTTTCTTTAAAGAATGAACagtcagtcctctatgatactctgtcagtatatgatatatataccatgtgaatatcataaaggactgagtagtgctttttaaaaaaaatgaaccaATCGTCCTTTATGGTAccttgtcagtatatgatatatataccgCAACAATATACTTCAACTGCTACTGATTGGTATGCTATATGTTAGAATAAGTTATTTTTTGATAAttgataaatgaaaaaataaaaataaataaagaggtgTACCATATAAGTTATCTTTTTATTGATATtgtgaaaaaaattaaaataaaggagcCAAAAAGTGTGTAGAATTAAAttatgaaaaaaaataataaataaattaaaaaaggagaagaagaaaaagactgaattgaaaataataataaataaaattagaaaaagagtaaaaaaaaaaggaaaaaaagagaagagaaataGGTGTAATATTGTTCTAATAACTGATTTAGAGAAACAAAATGAGAAAAACAAAGATAAAAAGTATATTATatcaattatattaaaaaaaaaagaaggaaggtAAACGAATGTTTACTATGTCAGTTATCCTTTTTTTAATGtatagaaaataaaaaagaattttaaaaaaaagagcaaagaaaaagtgaatgaaattaaatcatggaaaaaaataaaataaaaattagaaaaggaacaagaaacaaagaaaatgaaatacggaaaaaaaaccaaaacaaaaaaaagagccAAAATTGAGTATGAAACCAAATTATGgcgaaaaaagaaaataaaaatagtatgATTTCTTTTAATAtaaagaaaattaaagaaaaaacatTTATAATATgaacaaaaaagagaaaaaagaataaTATAACATGAACAAAAAAggataaaaaaagaaaatgaaatgagaaaacaaaaaagaaaaaaaaatctagagaaaaacaaagaagagaaaaaagagATAATTACCTATAAAAACTATAATGGTAATTAGTTTGATGGTCATGAAAGTAAGGGGTATGAGCTTGTAATTAATTTGGGTTTGGCGGGATTCACATTATTTTCCCTATTATATACCCATCAGTTCACCCTTTTGTTATCCTTGTGAATTGTTCCTCAACCTTTTGGTACCCACAAAAATTGTGAATTGTTAAACAATCTTTTTCTGagtaggtgtttggccatgaaaataaaatattttttactttatttggaattttggagttggagttaaagatggagttgtgtttggttatagtttttgcaaagaatatttggttgtatgaatgtattgaaagtgaaaaaagtgaaaataggaTTTTAGTTGTGTTCCAAATTTCAAATAcgacttcaagttgtatttgaaattttcatggccaaacgctgatttccaaataaagtgaaatagtTTTctgaaaaaaagtaaaaaaaattcaTGGCCAAACAGGTCCTGAATTAGGCTATATAATATCTGTGTTTGAGcttttatattttatttcttgaaaaatTATTCAAGTTATTAATGACTTAGTATgcttttggccatgaaaatcaaatgtttttttactttatttgaaacTTTGAGATTGGAGTTGAAGAggagttgtgtttgattatattttttgtaaaaattaTTTGGTTATTTGATGTACTAAGAGTGTAGAACATGGTTTcaagagggtgtttggattgacCTATTTTAAGTGTTTATTGACTTTTAACTTTTAAGAACTTTTCTACTTTTGTGGTGTTTGAGAAAAataaaaagtgtttttaagtgaaaaaaatacaaaaataagccaaaaataaaaaaataattaaaataaatttctTTAAAAAGCCAATTCAACACTCTATTTTAGGGATCGTTTCGTAAGAGGAATAAGTTATTCCGTATAAATGAGATTAGATGAAATGTCAAAAGAGTTATCCACAGTCCAAACATGCAATAATTCCAATCCTATGCCGTCCTATCACTCCGCCAAACGACTCCGTAGTGTTTTCCtaatttcaggtgaaacttcaaataaagtgaaaaaagaaTAAGTGGGCATTATCAGCCGTCCGCAGTCCGACGATCACcatccttgaaaaaaaaaaaaaaagaagtcagATTTATGTAcgccaaaaaaacaaaaaaaaaaaagagaaaaacttTAGTTGGAAAACCCTAAGCCCCTGCAGTGCAGCCTCCACCcatctctctctttctctacatGGTTTAATTTCATGTCCCATTTCTCTTCATCATTTACACACCCAAATTcaacaacgaaaaaaaaaatggcttcttTGTATGCATCAAGAGCATTGAAGAAGCACTTGACTACCCCACTATCCTTAAGATCAACAACAGCATCCTTCTGTTACTACTCTTCCCAATCCCTCAATGAAAACCCGAATCCTAAGAAGCAAGAAAAGATAGAAGATCTCATTTGCAGAATGATGTCATCACGCGCTTGGACAACACGTTTACAAAACTCCATTCGTAATCTTGTTCCTTCATTTGATAACCAACTTGTTTACAATGTGTTACACAGTGCTAAAAATGCTGACCATGCTTTACAGTTCTTTAGATGGGTTGAAAGATCAGGTCTTTTAAAGCATGATAAAGAAACACATTTCAAGATTATACAAATTCTTGGTAGAGCTGGTAAACTTAATCATGCTAGATGTATACTTCTTGATATGCCTAATAAAGGTCTTGATTGGGATGAAGAATTATGGATTTTAATGATTGATAGTTATGGTAAATCAGGGATTGTTCAAGAAAGTGTTAAGTTGTTTCAAAAAATGGAAGAGTTAGGTGTCGAGAGGAGCATTAATTCGTATAACGCGTTGTTTAACGTGATAACGCGTCGTGGGAGGTATATGATGGCGAAAAGGTATTTTAATAAGATGGTTAATGAGGGTATCGAACCGACCAGACATACGTATAATCTTTTGATTTGGGGGTTCTTTTTATCGTCGAAATTGGATACTGCTATTAGGTTCTTTGAGGATATGAAGAGTAGGGAGATTACGCCTGATGTTGTAACTTATAATACTATGATTAATGGGTATAATCGGGTTAAGAAAATAGAAGAGGCGGAGACGTATTTTGTGGAAATGAAGGGGAGGAATATAGAGCCGAATGTGATTAGTTATACAACGTTGATTAAAGGGTATAGTTCGGTTGAGAGAATAGATGATGCATTGAGATTGTTTGAAGAGATGAAGAGTTTTGGTATTAAACCAAATGCTATTACGTATTCGACACTGTTGCCTGGTCTTTGTGATGCTAAGAAAATGTCTGAAGCTCGGTCGATTTTGAAAGAGATGGAAGAGAAGTATATTGCACCTAAGGATAACTCTATCTTCATAAAGTTAATCTCCGGACAGTGTGAGGCAGGTGATTTAGATGCTGCTGCTGATGTTCTAAAAACTATGATCAGATTAAGTATTCCCACTGAGGCTGGACATTACGGTGTCCTAATTGAGAATTTCTGCAAGGCTGGTATTTATGATCGAGCTGTCAAGTTTCTGGATAAGCTTATTGAGAAAGAAATCGTCCTGCGACCGGAGAGTAGTTTGTCTATGGAACCGAGTGCGTATAACCTGATTATTGATCACCTATGCAATAATGGCCAGACGAGCAAGGCTGAAACTTTTTTTAGACAGTTGATGAAAACTGGGGTTCAAGATCCTGTTGCCTTCAACAATATTGTCTGTGGGCACTCAAGAGAAGGGGTTCCTGATTCGGCGTTTGAAATTTTGAAGATTATGGGGAGAAGAAAGGTTGTTTCTGATGTTATTTCTCACAAGTCACTTGTGGAGTGCTATCTGAAGAAAGGGGAGCCTGCCGATGCTAAAACTGCTTTGGATAATATGCTTGAAAACGGACATAAACCGGACTCCTTGTTGTATAGATCAGTGATGGAGAGCCTGATGGGAGATGGAAGGGTTCAAACAGCAAGCCGAGTGATGAAAGTCATGTTGGAGAAGGGAGTGAAAGAACATATGGATTTAATTTCTACAATATTGGAAGCCCTACTAATGAGGGGACATGTCGAGGAGGCACTTGGAAGAATTGAATTGTTGTTGCACAGCAGTCTCTCACCTGATCTTGATGGTCTCTTGTCGGTTCTATGCGACAAAGGAAAGACTAGTGCTGCTCTAAAGCTGTTAGATTTCGGTTTAGAGAGAAATTGTAACATAGACTTTTCAAGCTATGATAAGGTGTTGGATTCTCTTGTAGCTGCTGGGAAGACACTTAATGCCTATTCTATTTTGTGCAAGATGATGGAGAAAGGAGGAGTTGAAGATCACAAGAGTTGTGAAGAGTTAATTAAGAGCCTCAATGACGAGGGAAACACAAAGCAAGCGGATATTCTAAGAAGAATGATACTCGGAAAGGAAACAACACTTGACAGTAAGAAAGGGAAGAAAAAGACGGCCATGGCTACATGATTCCTCTAATTTTGCTATTAGTTACAGGTTAGAATTTATGAATCACGTTATGTGAAAGATGATGATGGGAATTTTGTTTTGTGGCAGAATAATCTCAGAAGTCATTTGACATTTTCCCTTTTTAAGCTTTTGCATTTTGGAGTCAGATAGTATATGTTTATTTATGCAGGAATTCTTCTTTTAGATGTGCAATTGTAAGGAATGTGGTTTGAGGTCTGATGACATCTACGATCTGATCTGCCATCAAATTGTTTTAACTTCTTATGAGAGGCTTCTTTTTAATCTACTTTTATCTCTTGTTTTAGTGAATATAACATAAACTTTTGTTTTGTCCGGTCCTCTTCAATATTTTACTAAGTAAGGTGTTTGTTACATTTTCAATGATATGAAAGAAGTTGATATTATGGTGAATCCCTGCGACCCATAGGTCAACCTCTTCCTTGCATACTTTATCTTCTTTTAGTTGGTTAAATTCTCAATCTAAAGTTTTATTCCATTTGGAGTAACAAGCAACAAGGGTTTtgtctcttttattttttaatttgggATGGGTGGGAACCCGCAAACTTCAAATCTTGGATCCGCCTCTGCCAAATATGGACTGAGACTTATAAGAGGAAAATGGGAATTATGTAACTGATGTGGCTAGGGAGATTGGGGTAAGTATTCTTAGAAACTTGCTGCAAATGGGTTTAAAAATTATAAAGAGAGAGAGAATTTGGACTGCTATTGGTGTCTGGTAGTTTAAAAGCTCGAGGTATTAAACTATTGCAAAAATCCTACTCCTATATTCATGTGCTTCCAGATTGCTTCCATTAAACCAAAGTATCATGTTGTAACTGAAAACAAGTTTTGTTTATATCAAACTTTATATCCTTTTGTTGAATCAAAAATCAGTTCATGATCTTATACCTTTTGTTGGCTGAAGTGAAATAGCTTATTAAAAGCTGTGTAGATGTCGCTGGACAACTGAGGGAAGTTGGATTGGCAGATATAGAATTAGGAACAATTGATGATCTCTCTGTGATCTCTATCTATACTGGTGAGTTTTCTAGGAAGCTAGCTAGTGTTATGTGAAAGAAATTTGAGATGACCGATATATAATGAGTTACCTGATCTTAGTTGAATTTGTTGCTAATCAAGTCTTATGAATCAGTGTATGAACTTGGGCCGTTTTGGTAAGGCAACATATTTTCCTCAGTAAAATTCTTTTTTGGTGTTTGGTTGCTGAAATTGTTGAAAATAATGTACTACTAAATAAGTGGAATAATAATGTACTACTAAATAAGTGGAATAATAATGTACTACTAAATAAGCGGAATTATTTTCACGTCCATTA carries:
- the LOC132636032 gene encoding large ribosomal subunit protein mL102 (rPPR5)-like, with protein sequence MSHFSSSFTHPNSTTKKKMASLYASRALKKHLTTPLSLRSTTASFCYYSSQSLNENPNPKKQEKIEDLICRMMSSRAWTTRLQNSIRNLVPSFDNQLVYNVLHSAKNADHALQFFRWVERSGLLKHDKETHFKIIQILGRAGKLNHARCILLDMPNKGLDWDEELWILMIDSYGKSGIVQESVKLFQKMEELGVERSINSYNALFNVITRRGRYMMAKRYFNKMVNEGIEPTRHTYNLLIWGFFLSSKLDTAIRFFEDMKSREITPDVVTYNTMINGYNRVKKIEEAETYFVEMKGRNIEPNVISYTTLIKGYSSVERIDDALRLFEEMKSFGIKPNAITYSTLLPGLCDAKKMSEARSILKEMEEKYIAPKDNSIFIKLISGQCEAGDLDAAADVLKTMIRLSIPTEAGHYGVLIENFCKAGIYDRAVKFLDKLIEKEIVLRPESSLSMEPSAYNLIIDHLCNNGQTSKAETFFRQLMKTGVQDPVAFNNIVCGHSREGVPDSAFEILKIMGRRKVVSDVISHKSLVECYLKKGEPADAKTALDNMLENGHKPDSLLYRSVMESLMGDGRVQTASRVMKVMLEKGVKEHMDLISTILEALLMRGHVEEALGRIELLLHSSLSPDLDGLLSVLCDKGKTSAALKLLDFGLERNCNIDFSSYDKVLDSLVAAGKTLNAYSILCKMMEKGGVEDHKSCEELIKSLNDEGNTKQADILRRMILGKETTLDSKKGKKKTAMAT